Proteins encoded by one window of Pyxidicoccus trucidator:
- a CDS encoding PepSY domain-containing protein, which yields MLEVRRPEELSLGGKLDALAFPLHQGHWGGLPVKLLYVLSGLGTPMLSLTGMLLWLRRTRRRAHPVRQPGPVATRPVPATGTQKV from the coding sequence GTGCTCGAGGTCCGGCGGCCCGAGGAGCTGTCCCTGGGCGGGAAGCTCGACGCGCTCGCCTTCCCGCTGCATCAGGGGCACTGGGGAGGTCTGCCGGTGAAGCTCCTGTACGTGCTGTCAGGGCTCGGCACTCCGATGCTCAGCCTCACCGGGATGCTGCTGTGGCTGCGGCGCACCCGGCGGCGTGCCCACCCCGTCCGCCAGCCCGGGCCCGTGGCGACGCGTCCGGTGCCGGCGACGGGGACTCAGAAGGTCTAG
- a CDS encoding Ig-like domain-containing protein: MRSRTGALLSWGLGTTLALLLGSCGVEPLDEGVRPGSDGALRGGDAALTRTSPEASLTWDPYADAVAPGTTATVLNASAALGAPDGKAATLLGLLNTALVLDLGAGEEGTGDLRVYYQGLSLALVAQVDFLKADGTFVGSSSLHLVELGLGTHVAVATYPGTAPYRYVRLRGAVLALYLVDAVETSIRPFCGDGVLGGVEVCDDGNQLSGDGCNSVCAVEPGYTCTGSPSVCDNNSAPTVEDVQATTPEDSPVNITIPAADPDGDALDFSYTTPGHGTLTLSGASVTYTPNANFAGEDTFQVTVSDGKKQATATVSVTVTPVNDAPVAASAAVTVSYNTSTPITLAATDVDGDALTYTVTAPPAHGTLSGTGAQLLYTPAADFQGEDPFTFTASDGALTSNAATVSITVRGPPVCGDGTVDSGEVCDDGNRVAGDGCRADCQGVEVCGDGLVDSITGEQCDDGGTIPGDGCDAMCQLDAFSNVPPTLVSGTLNCTTADSNTGRKVAVDALGRFYVVMKCGGAVHVSVSVDRGHTWVGPTPLGITNAAEVAIEGGPTGVAYVAATSAGTVIFTRTVDAGASWEAPRTLSAAANPTVSLDSRGDALYISVSRGSNAGVRVLRNFARGANDFSVTDVDQRNAFFDVLVDKISGDVFSVSDDPSFRIRRSSDQGTSFGPVSSPPGQAFFSDWTGSNGFIYVTGSFGDDNVDVIPVSAPGTSTQVPGLPTDVGPGPLRTIDADALGNGYIASQRGTGDIQLDRMLVGAAMILAADARTVGPGAAPAVAALPSNGGALVAYTNGTSVYASVVVY; this comes from the coding sequence ATGAGAAGCCGTACAGGTGCGCTGTTGTCGTGGGGGCTGGGAACGACGTTGGCATTGTTGCTGGGGTCTTGCGGTGTGGAGCCTCTCGACGAAGGTGTACGTCCCGGAAGCGATGGGGCGTTGCGAGGGGGCGATGCGGCGTTGACGCGTACGAGCCCGGAAGCCTCGCTGACGTGGGACCCGTATGCGGACGCGGTGGCGCCGGGCACCACGGCGACGGTGCTCAACGCGAGCGCGGCGCTGGGCGCGCCGGACGGGAAGGCGGCGACGCTGCTGGGCCTGCTCAACACGGCGCTGGTGCTGGACCTGGGTGCGGGCGAGGAAGGCACCGGCGACCTGCGCGTCTATTACCAGGGCCTGTCACTGGCGCTGGTGGCGCAGGTGGACTTCCTGAAGGCGGATGGGACCTTCGTCGGCTCCAGCTCGCTGCACCTGGTGGAGCTGGGCCTGGGGACGCATGTGGCGGTGGCGACGTACCCGGGGACCGCGCCCTATCGCTACGTGCGCCTGCGCGGCGCGGTGCTCGCGCTCTATCTGGTGGACGCGGTGGAGACGTCCATCCGGCCCTTCTGTGGTGACGGGGTGCTGGGCGGGGTCGAGGTCTGTGACGACGGCAACCAACTCTCCGGAGACGGCTGTAACAGCGTCTGCGCGGTGGAGCCGGGCTACACCTGTACAGGCTCGCCGAGCGTCTGCGACAACAACTCAGCGCCCACGGTCGAGGACGTCCAGGCGACAACCCCCGAGGACTCCCCGGTGAACATCACCATCCCCGCGGCGGACCCGGATGGCGACGCGCTTGACTTCTCCTACACCACGCCGGGCCATGGCACGCTCACGCTCTCAGGGGCCTCGGTGACGTACACCCCGAACGCGAACTTCGCCGGAGAGGACACCTTCCAGGTCACGGTCTCCGACGGAAAGAAGCAGGCAACGGCCACCGTCTCCGTCACGGTGACTCCGGTCAATGACGCGCCCGTGGCTGCCTCTGCCGCGGTGACGGTGAGCTACAACACGTCGACGCCCATTACGCTGGCGGCCACGGACGTGGACGGGGACGCGCTCACGTACACCGTGACGGCTCCTCCCGCTCACGGAACACTGTCCGGGACGGGCGCCCAGTTGCTCTACACGCCGGCCGCGGACTTCCAAGGGGAGGACCCGTTCACCTTCACGGCCAGCGACGGTGCGCTGACCTCCAATGCCGCCACGGTCAGCATCACCGTCAGGGGGCCGCCTGTCTGCGGCGACGGCACCGTCGATTCGGGTGAGGTGTGTGACGACGGCAACCGCGTCGCGGGGGACGGCTGCCGAGCGGACTGCCAGGGCGTGGAGGTGTGCGGCGACGGCCTGGTCGACAGCATCACGGGAGAGCAGTGCGACGATGGCGGCACGATCCCCGGGGATGGCTGCGACGCCATGTGCCAACTGGATGCCTTCTCGAATGTGCCCCCCACGCTCGTCAGCGGGACGCTGAACTGCACCACGGCCGACTCGAACACGGGGCGCAAGGTGGCGGTGGATGCACTGGGGCGCTTCTACGTCGTCATGAAGTGCGGTGGCGCGGTCCATGTCAGCGTGAGCGTGGACCGTGGCCACACCTGGGTGGGGCCCACTCCCCTGGGAATCACCAACGCGGCGGAGGTCGCGATTGAAGGCGGCCCCACGGGGGTCGCGTACGTCGCGGCCACCAGCGCGGGCACGGTGATATTCACCCGGACCGTCGACGCGGGAGCGAGCTGGGAGGCGCCGCGAACCCTCAGCGCGGCGGCCAACCCCACCGTCAGCCTGGATTCCAGGGGCGACGCCCTCTACATCTCCGTCTCGCGAGGCAGCAACGCAGGGGTCCGCGTCCTCCGGAACTTCGCGCGAGGCGCGAACGACTTCAGCGTGACGGACGTGGACCAGCGCAATGCCTTCTTCGACGTCCTCGTGGACAAAATCAGCGGAGATGTCTTCTCGGTGAGCGACGACCCCTCCTTCCGCATCCGCCGCAGCAGCGACCAGGGGACCAGCTTCGGCCCGGTGAGCTCCCCGCCGGGGCAGGCCTTCTTCTCGGACTGGACGGGCTCCAACGGCTTCATCTACGTCACGGGCTCCTTCGGGGACGACAACGTGGACGTCATCCCGGTGTCCGCGCCGGGGACGAGCACCCAGGTGCCGGGCCTCCCCACGGACGTCGGTCCCGGTCCCCTCCGGACGATTGACGCGGACGCGCTCGGCAACGGCTACATCGCCTCCCAGCGGGGGACGGGCGACATCCAGTTGGACCGGATGCTCGTGGGGGCCGCCATGATTCTGGCCGCGGATGCCAGGACGGTGGGGCCGGGCGCCGCGCCAGCGGTCGCGGCGCTCCCGTCGAACGGCGGCGCCCTGGTGGCCTACACGAACGGCACCAGTGTCTACGCCTCGGTGGTGGTGTACTGA
- a CDS encoding peptidoglycan-binding domain-containing protein, whose amino-acid sequence MRISSAARTTLTAASAPSNPTLKRGASGPSVKSLQQALAAAGFSPGAADGQFGPKTEAAVKAFQKAKGLVADGVVGPKTWAKLNGAVAPSTPPSSGGSGPTLKQGHSGAPVTALQSRLNQLGFNAGTADGQFGPKTTAAVKAFQKAKGLVADGVVGPKTWDKLGIKVSGTPSTPPSTGGVRGNSALANNARSVALSMGGYSSQGLCATGVSRAIQNTYGIKVWGNGNDIDNNLPRDKFRQVNLSLAEALKIPGLILTWEKTSTAAGSKYGHTAITSGDGRSSYSDFVESNTLGAGGRSGFKVFMPI is encoded by the coding sequence ATGCGTATCTCCTCCGCTGCGCGCACCACCCTCACCGCCGCCAGCGCTCCTTCGAATCCCACCCTGAAGCGCGGCGCGTCAGGCCCCTCCGTGAAGTCCCTGCAGCAGGCGCTGGCCGCCGCGGGCTTCTCCCCGGGCGCGGCGGACGGTCAGTTCGGTCCGAAGACGGAGGCGGCGGTGAAGGCCTTCCAGAAGGCCAAGGGCCTCGTCGCCGACGGCGTCGTCGGGCCGAAGACGTGGGCGAAGCTGAACGGCGCGGTGGCTCCCTCGACGCCTCCTTCTTCGGGCGGTAGCGGCCCCACGCTCAAGCAGGGCCACAGCGGCGCGCCCGTGACCGCGCTTCAGAGCCGCCTCAATCAGCTCGGCTTCAACGCCGGTACGGCAGATGGCCAGTTCGGTCCGAAGACGACTGCGGCGGTGAAGGCCTTCCAGAAGGCCAAGGGCCTCGTCGCCGATGGCGTCGTCGGGCCGAAGACCTGGGACAAGCTCGGCATCAAGGTGAGCGGCACGCCCTCGACCCCCCCCAGCACGGGTGGCGTGCGCGGCAACTCCGCGCTCGCCAACAACGCCCGTTCGGTGGCGTTGAGCATGGGTGGCTATTCGAGCCAGGGCCTCTGCGCCACGGGCGTGAGCCGCGCCATCCAGAACACCTACGGCATCAAGGTGTGGGGCAATGGCAACGACATCGACAACAACCTGCCGCGGGACAAGTTCAGGCAGGTGAACCTGTCGCTCGCCGAGGCGCTGAAGATTCCCGGCCTCATCCTCACCTGGGAGAAGACCTCCACGGCGGCGGGCAGCAAGTACGGCCACACCGCCATCACCTCGGGCGACGGCCGCAGCTCCTACAGCGACTTCGTGGAGAGCAACACCCTTGGCGCTGGCGGCCGAAGCGGCTTCAAGGTGTTCATGCCGATCTAG
- a CDS encoding alcohol dehydrogenase catalytic domain-containing protein — protein sequence MVVKIAAASINHLDSHCRKGVRTPDYYWPRGPSPLPHIPGIDGAGTVVAVGPGVTRLREGDRVVLFCTRGCGACEHCFQGNPALCRDVYIVGRDCNGTYAEFVTAREDHWVPLPESIGFETAAAVPGIYTWAWAAVRKAGLRVGSTVLVPRVNGGVSAAVIQLAKLHGATVFATAEMELMAQRATELGADAVLPLEGFAAELRERTGGRGVDAVFDHVALDWPQLLASLRSAGTLVTWGATGRQMPVERLEQLFYREVIVRGTSTGSSDEFREVLALVRSGRLSPIIDGKIHLSGAADASHRAEGISSFGKILLIP from the coding sequence GTGGTTGTCAAGATTGCTGCTGCATCGATCAACCATCTGGACAGTCATTGCCGCAAGGGCGTGCGCACGCCGGACTACTATTGGCCCCGCGGTCCTTCTCCCCTGCCACACATTCCTGGCATTGACGGGGCGGGGACGGTGGTCGCCGTGGGGCCAGGGGTGACGCGCCTGCGTGAAGGGGACCGCGTCGTCCTCTTCTGCACCCGGGGCTGCGGCGCGTGCGAGCACTGCTTCCAGGGCAATCCCGCGCTGTGCCGCGATGTCTATATCGTTGGCCGGGACTGCAACGGGACCTATGCCGAGTTCGTCACGGCACGCGAGGACCATTGGGTTCCGCTTCCGGAGAGCATCGGCTTCGAGACGGCGGCAGCCGTGCCCGGCATCTACACCTGGGCCTGGGCGGCGGTGCGCAAGGCCGGGCTTCGCGTGGGCAGTACCGTGCTCGTGCCGAGAGTGAACGGCGGGGTTAGCGCGGCCGTCATCCAGCTTGCGAAGCTCCACGGGGCCACCGTCTTCGCGACCGCTGAGATGGAGCTGATGGCGCAACGCGCCACCGAGCTCGGAGCGGATGCCGTCCTCCCGCTGGAAGGCTTTGCCGCGGAGCTCCGCGAGCGCACGGGCGGGCGCGGCGTCGATGCGGTCTTCGACCACGTCGCGCTGGACTGGCCTCAGCTGCTCGCCTCGCTCCGCAGCGCGGGCACGCTCGTCACCTGGGGCGCGACGGGCCGGCAGATGCCGGTTGAGCGGCTGGAGCAGCTCTTCTACCGGGAGGTCATCGTCCGCGGCACCTCGACGGGCTCGTCGGACGAGTTCCGGGAGGTGCTGGCGCTCGTCCGCTCCGGCCGGCTCAGCCCCATCATCGACGGGAAGATACACCTCTCCGGTGCTGCTGACGCCAGCCACCGGGCGGAGGGAATCTCGTCCTTCGGCAAGATTCTCCTCATCCCCTGA
- a CDS encoding PepSY-associated TM helix domain-containing protein — protein sequence MPPALRVTLTRLAMRIHSWSGLLGALVFVVVGLSGAVLVFHKELDAALFPRLFDVRPADGEASYQRALETAQRAFPEARVRGMRVPPPSAPSTLAVQAVGPRGGPLHIALVDPYTGELRGTRIWGAGHTRFFDDPVSWIYQLHYQLTAGQVGQLVVVLAAILLALSVVTGTFVYRKQLLRALTFREPMRRKGWQARFSSLHRLVGVWTLALNLLLSVSGLWMLRATFTADFWKRPDGRPAPTGPAPRSAHSFDEALAAARRAMPGFEPSWVELRAQPTDRFVLLGRHAEGASFYGRYASAVVLDGKDLGVLEVRRPEELSLGGKLDALAFPLHQGHWGGLPVKLLYVLSGLGIPMLSLTGMLLWLRRTRRRAHPVRQPGPVATRPVPATGTPKV from the coding sequence ATGCCTCCGGCCCTCCGCGTCACACTCACGCGCCTGGCGATGCGCATCCACTCGTGGTCGGGTCTCCTGGGCGCCCTGGTGTTCGTCGTGGTGGGGTTGAGCGGCGCCGTGCTCGTCTTCCACAAGGAGCTCGACGCCGCGCTCTTCCCGCGCCTCTTCGACGTCCGTCCGGCAGACGGGGAGGCGTCGTACCAGCGGGCCCTCGAGACCGCGCAGCGCGCCTTCCCGGAGGCGCGCGTGCGCGGCATGCGCGTGCCTCCCCCCAGTGCGCCGAGTACCCTCGCCGTCCAGGCCGTGGGTCCCCGGGGTGGGCCCCTGCACATCGCGCTGGTCGACCCGTATACCGGCGAGCTGCGGGGCACCCGCATCTGGGGAGCGGGGCACACGCGCTTCTTCGATGACCCGGTGAGCTGGATTTATCAGCTGCACTACCAGCTCACGGCGGGGCAGGTCGGCCAGCTCGTCGTCGTGCTGGCCGCCATCCTCCTCGCGCTCTCGGTGGTGACGGGAACGTTCGTCTACCGCAAGCAGCTCCTGCGCGCGCTCACGTTTCGCGAGCCGATGCGTCGCAAGGGCTGGCAGGCGCGGTTCTCCTCGCTGCACCGGCTGGTGGGCGTGTGGACGCTCGCGCTCAACCTGCTGCTCTCGGTGAGCGGCCTGTGGATGTTGCGCGCAACCTTCACGGCGGACTTCTGGAAGCGGCCTGACGGGCGGCCCGCGCCTACGGGGCCCGCGCCTCGCAGCGCGCACTCCTTCGACGAGGCGCTCGCGGCCGCGCGGCGGGCCATGCCTGGCTTCGAGCCGAGCTGGGTGGAGCTGCGTGCCCAGCCCACGGACCGCTTCGTCCTCCTGGGACGCCACGCGGAGGGGGCGTCGTTCTACGGCCGGTACGCGAGCGCCGTCGTCCTGGACGGGAAGGACCTCGGCGTGCTCGAGGTTCGACGGCCCGAGGAGCTGTCCCTGGGCGGGAAGCTCGACGCGCTCGCCTTCCCGCTGCATCAGGGGCACTGGGGCGGCCTGCCGGTGAAGCTCCTGTACGTGCTCTCGGGGCTCGGCATTCCGATGCTCAGCCTCACCGGGATGCTGCTGTGGCTGCGGCGCACCCGGCGGCGTGCCCACCCCGTCCGCCAGCCCGGGCCCGTGGCGACGCGTCCGGTGCCAGCGACGGGGACTCCCAAGGTCTAG
- the mxcH gene encoding TonB-dependent siderophore myxochelin receptor MxcH produces MQIEISRRRLAGRKWSTVGALLLLLQVHAAAAQPAAPPPAPATATVAGGIEGEVTPCPGGGLAGAELLLDVGGQLRQVGLDRAGRFVVEGLAPGTYEVHAYVPGCEPASYRAQVASGQRTSLRATLVAAEGMEATIDVVGRRLTRAEERKASAEAVRVVELEQAHQQTADLGEVLSRNAGVSVQRTGGLGSSSRLSLNGFSGEQVRFFLDGVPLELAGFGLEVANVPVNLLKRVEVYRGVVPVRFGADALGGAVNLVSSDGDEPSGGSASLQAGSFGTWRGALAGRHRFAEGGLFIKGHAFGDLARNDYRVDVEVPDAQGRLAPARVPRFHDGYGALGAGVEVGVADRPFAERLSLRLFGTRARKELQHNVVMTVPYGEARSTEAAYGALLGWTSAGLLSGKLRLEGTAGYGRRDTGFSDLAPFVYDWHGNQVRERLQPGELGATPSDRLIQQHSTLARLHAAWSLTDIQALRLSVAPTFVSRQGEDRLLRGTGLRDPLSAQRDLFTLVGGLEHELRLWEGRLENVAFVKGYLLRSESEEVLAGDVVRRRDQASEHMGVGDSARLLLPHGLLVKASYEYATRIPGPDEFFGDGVLILANLGLQPETSHNANLELELRDLSTALGSFRGSVGGFARLADQLIVIVGNDSVFTFGNVFAARSLGVETAVGWTAPDGWLSVDANATWQDFRNASDEGAYGAYSGDRIPNRPWLFANLTARLRHRSLLRAGDETTLSATSRYVHGFFRGWESQGLRDDKQKVSAQLTHSLALSYALPVRPALSGTLEAQNLTGAKTYDFFGAQRPGRSFFFKLNMEL; encoded by the coding sequence ATGCAAATCGAAATCAGCAGGCGGCGGCTTGCCGGCCGGAAGTGGAGCACCGTCGGAGCGCTGCTGTTGCTCCTCCAGGTCCACGCCGCCGCGGCCCAGCCCGCCGCGCCGCCGCCCGCGCCCGCCACGGCCACCGTGGCAGGTGGCATCGAGGGCGAGGTGACGCCGTGTCCCGGCGGTGGGCTGGCCGGAGCCGAGCTGCTGCTCGACGTGGGTGGGCAGCTGCGGCAGGTGGGCTTGGATAGGGCAGGGCGTTTCGTGGTCGAGGGGCTCGCGCCCGGGACGTACGAGGTGCACGCCTATGTCCCCGGGTGTGAGCCGGCGAGCTACCGCGCCCAGGTCGCGTCCGGACAGCGCACGTCGCTGCGCGCCACGCTCGTGGCGGCCGAGGGGATGGAAGCCACCATCGACGTGGTCGGCCGGCGGCTGACGCGAGCCGAGGAGCGCAAGGCGTCCGCCGAGGCGGTGCGCGTGGTGGAGCTGGAGCAGGCGCATCAGCAGACCGCGGACCTGGGGGAGGTGCTCAGCCGGAACGCGGGCGTGAGCGTGCAGCGCACCGGCGGGCTCGGCTCCTCGAGCCGCCTGTCCCTCAACGGCTTCTCCGGCGAGCAGGTGCGCTTCTTCCTGGACGGCGTGCCGCTCGAGCTGGCCGGCTTCGGGCTGGAGGTGGCCAACGTACCGGTCAACCTGCTGAAGCGGGTGGAGGTGTACCGGGGCGTGGTGCCGGTGCGCTTCGGCGCGGACGCGCTCGGGGGCGCCGTCAACCTCGTCTCCTCCGACGGCGACGAGCCGAGCGGCGGCTCCGCCTCGCTCCAGGCCGGCTCGTTCGGCACCTGGCGTGGCGCGCTCGCCGGGCGTCACCGGTTCGCCGAGGGGGGCCTCTTCATCAAGGGGCACGCCTTCGGGGACCTCGCTCGCAACGACTACCGGGTGGACGTGGAGGTCCCCGACGCCCAGGGACGGCTCGCGCCCGCGCGGGTGCCCCGCTTCCACGACGGCTACGGCGCGCTCGGCGCGGGCGTGGAGGTGGGCGTCGCGGACCGTCCCTTCGCCGAGCGCCTCTCGCTGCGCCTGTTCGGCACGCGCGCGCGGAAGGAGCTTCAGCACAACGTGGTGATGACGGTGCCCTACGGTGAGGCCCGCTCCACGGAGGCGGCGTATGGGGCGCTGCTGGGCTGGACGTCCGCGGGGCTCCTGTCCGGGAAGCTGCGGCTGGAGGGAACGGCGGGCTATGGGCGCCGGGACACCGGGTTCAGCGACCTGGCGCCATTCGTCTATGACTGGCACGGCAACCAGGTACGTGAGCGGCTCCAGCCCGGCGAACTGGGCGCCACGCCCTCCGACCGGCTCATCCAGCAGCACAGCACGCTCGCGAGGCTGCATGCGGCCTGGTCGCTGACCGACATCCAGGCCCTGCGCCTCTCGGTGGCGCCCACCTTCGTGAGCCGCCAGGGCGAGGACCGCCTCCTCCGGGGCACGGGCCTGAGGGATCCGCTGAGCGCCCAGCGAGACCTGTTCACGCTGGTGGGCGGCCTGGAGCACGAGCTGCGGCTGTGGGAAGGCCGGCTGGAGAACGTCGCCTTCGTGAAGGGCTACCTGCTGCGCTCTGAGTCCGAGGAGGTGCTCGCGGGGGACGTGGTGCGGCGGCGGGATCAGGCGAGCGAGCACATGGGGGTGGGCGACAGCGCGCGGCTGCTGCTGCCGCACGGGCTCCTGGTCAAGGCCTCGTATGAGTACGCCACCCGGATTCCCGGGCCGGACGAGTTCTTCGGGGACGGGGTGCTCATCCTCGCCAACCTGGGGCTCCAGCCGGAGACGAGCCACAACGCGAACCTGGAGCTGGAGCTGCGAGACCTGAGCACCGCCCTGGGGAGCTTCCGCGGCAGTGTGGGGGGCTTCGCCCGGCTCGCGGACCAGCTCATCGTCATCGTGGGCAACGACAGCGTGTTCACCTTCGGCAACGTCTTCGCGGCGCGCTCGCTCGGCGTGGAGACGGCGGTGGGGTGGACGGCGCCCGACGGGTGGCTGTCGGTGGACGCCAACGCCACCTGGCAGGACTTCCGTAACGCCTCGGACGAGGGCGCCTACGGGGCCTACTCGGGGGACCGCATCCCCAACCGGCCCTGGCTCTTCGCGAACCTCACCGCCCGGCTGCGGCACCGCTCGCTCCTGCGCGCCGGGGACGAGACCACGCTGAGCGCCACCTCGCGCTACGTGCACGGCTTCTTCCGCGGCTGGGAGAGCCAGGGGCTGCGCGACGACAAGCAGAAGGTGTCCGCGCAGCTCACCCACTCGCTCGCCCTCAGCTACGCGCTGCCGGTCCGCCCCGCGCTCAGCGGCACCCTCGAGGCGCAGAACCTCACCGGCGCGAAGACCTACGACTTCTTCGGCGCCCAGCGACCGGGCCGCTCCTTCTTCTTCAAGCTCAACATGGAGCTCTGA